ATGGTGACCATTCGTTAAAGGTCCTGAACGATATCAACTCCGTATACACCGCCTCAGGTTGGCTTTCAATTAATATCTTACGCTCCATGTGAGCATTATCCGGTAGCAAATAAATAGTTATGAGCACTACCGTGGCAAGAATCATCAGAATGATTCCTACGATTTTAATTGCTTTCATCTTTGAGATTGTGATTGAGTTTTTTCAATATAGCGGAAAATTAAGAGAAGCACGATGCATCCTGTTGGATTTTGGACCAGATTGATGGCGCACAATATAGACCTGATAGTTATGCTACCGGTCTATTATCTGATGAGCTTCTTCATTGATTCAAACCAGATCCTCATTTGGCTATGTCTGGTAGTCACTTATCTCTATGAAGTGATAGCCATAGCCAGCTCCTGGAGCGGCACCCTGGGCAAGAAAATGATGAAAATAAAAGTGACCAATGATGACCTGACACCAGTCTCTCCCTGGAAGTCCGCCCTGAGGGCCTTTGTAAAAGCCTTCTCCGTGCTCACACTTTTCATCGGTTACCTCACCATTGTACTGCACCCTCAGAAAAAAAGTCTCCATGATCTGGTGATGAAAACTTCCGTTATTTTTTCTCCCACTGACTGATTTTTCATTTATTCATTCGAATGGAAACTATAGAATATCGTATCTTTCGCCTTTGTAACTATTAGCAATTCAAAATGGCACAAGATTCTGGTATTAAAAGATTTGAAAATTTCTTCGAGGGTTTCATGTTCTGGAGTAGATGGGTGCAAGCGCCACTTTATACAGGACTTACTATAGGAGCCTTCCTTTATCTGGTTAAATTCTTTCAGGAACTCTATCATACTTTTCAACAAACCACATCTCTTCACGAAACTGAGATGATGCTTCGTATTCTGGGCCTGGTGGATATCTCCATGGTAATGAACCTTGTGGTCATGGTAACAATAGGTGGTTACTCTATTTTCACCAGTAGAATAGATGTGGACTCACACGAAGACAAGCCGCTTTGGCTGGAGGATCTGGATGCAGGACAGTTGAAAATTAAGCTGGCTACTTCGCTGGCATCAATCTCCGGGGTTCAGTTACTTAAAACTTTCATTGATTACCGGGAAGCGGAGCAAAAAGCCGGAGCTGAAGGGATCATTATTGAAATCGTTATTCACATGGTCTTCATCATCTCTGCCCTTCTACTGGCGCAGACAGAAAAAATCACTCACAGCTATAAGCATGGACATGCTGCTGCCGTGAAGTTTAGCGACGAGGATCATTAAAAAATAATACAGACTAAAAACTAAAGCCGCCGCGATATCCATCGCGGCGGCTTTAGTTTTTTACATTGAGCTCAAAGTCCAACACTACTTGTCCTTCGCTCCAAATGATCGAATGAGCTCTGTCCACCGGAATGGATCCAGAAAATGATTAGGCTGCACCACCCCGGTCAGCTCATACAACCGGCGATCAGCCCACATATCATAGTAGTAAATGTCATTCTTATAAGAATCCTTGAGCAGCTTCATGAGGTCTCGTTTGGCTTCCAGGGCGCGACTTTCCATGTCCGTTTTTGGCGACACTTTCAGGAAGGCCTCTCTGAATTCCTCTTCACTGGGAAAAGAGAAGACCTTCACCTCATTCAGCAATACCGCAGAAGGCTGTAGAAGCTGAATGATCCCATAATCGGACGCCTGCAGTACAGATGGCACCACCAATGTAGATGGCTGATATCTCAAATCACGAAAGACAAGGGTATCTCCTGACTGAGCCTCAATACTAAACAGACCAAGGCTATCGGTCACTGCTTCATGGTTTCTGGAAAGATTGAAAATATAGGTGCCATCAATTGGCGTGATCTGCTCTCTGTCGAGCACCACTCCTGAAAATCTGAGAAAGTCCTGTGCCCAAAGCACATTGGATAACATCAATCCGAAAAGCAGCAGTAGTGTCTTCATGATCCCTTTATTTGGTTTTCAATATTCCCAGCTGGCAGTATCTATCTCTTCTAACGCATAAACGAGCAAATTAATTGACGCAATGATGTCATCTTTGTGTGCCATCTCTATTACCTGATGCAAATGACGTGTAGGAATGGAAATCGCCCCGGCAATGGAGCCATTTTTTCCCATACGCTGCACGCCCGCTGTATCTGTGCCTCCGGCGGCCAGAATTTCAGGCTGCCATTCTATCTGGTGGCTGTCTGCGGTCTTCTTTAAGAATTTCACCATTCGGCTGTCACATATCGTCATGGCATCCATGATTTTGATGGCTGTACCCTTGCCCAGCTCTGTAACTTTTTCGTGCGCCTGAGCCCCAGGAAGGTCATAAGCGATGGTGGTATCCAGAGCGATCCCAAAATCAGGGTTGAGAGTGTGTGAAGCTACATTGGCACCTCGTATGCCCACCTCTTCCTGTACGGTAAACACACCGTAAAAATCAAAAGCCGGGTTTCTAATCTGCTTAAGGGCCTCAATCAATATATACACAGACACCCGATTGTCGATGGACTTGCAGTTCACACAGTTGCCCATTTCTATCAGCTCCCGCTGACGGGTAATTGGGTCACCAATGGTTACCCATTTTTCTACTTCCTCTTTGGACATCCCACAGTCGATAAAATACTCTTCGATCTTCGCAGGCTTGTTGCGCTCCTCTGCCTTCATCACATGGATGGGCTTACTACCCATCACCCCAATCACTTCTTCACGTCCATGAATAATCACACGCTGTGCGGTCAGGGTTTTCGGATCAAAACCACCCAGGGTCTGAAACCTGATAAAACCATTGTCATCTATGTGCGAAACCAAAAAACCAATCTCATCCATGTGAGCGGCCACCATCACCTTCTTGCCTTCAGGGTTTTTTACCCCTTTCTTTATGGCAATCAGATTCCCCATATTATCAATGCTATATTCATCCACATGGGCCTGTATCTCCTTGATGATCAACTGACGAACGGGATTTTCGAAACCCGGTGCTCCGGGAGCCTCACAAATGGCTTTCAACAATTTTACGTCTACCTTCATAATTTGGAATTTAACAAAAAAAGTCCGGCTGTATCAACCGGACTTCAAAGATTTTAACACTGAAAATGATCTCCATGAAAGACTTATTTTTTGCCAAAAAGCAACGAATATGATAATCATTTTGACCTTAAGTGCCCAGAGGGGGAGTCGAACCCCCACGTCCTAACGAACACATGGCCCTCAACCATGCCTGTCTACCAATTTCAGCACCTGGGCAGATGCGACGGCAAATTTAGCCGGATAATTTAAAATGGAAGCACCAATCTTTAGAATTTATCAGATTACTTCCCACACAGAATCGCAGAACAAATGCTCCTGATCAAAAAAGTTCTGAACAAGCCTGAATCCGGTTTTCCCGGCCAGCTCTTGGATTTCCTCCAGGTCGTATTTTTTGGACACTTCCATGAAAATAGGCTCCCATTCTCTGAAAGAAAAAGTCTCATTGAGAGCTCCCACATGCACTTCCAGCGCTTGCTTGCTGATCAGATAGCTCCGACACTGCCCGGTCATGGGATCATAGATAGGGTTATGATCAAACATGGAGGTATCGAAATTAGCGTCTAGCTCACGATTGATGCGATCCAGCAGGTTCATATTGAACGCCCGGGTCACCCCGGCGGCATCATTGTAAGCATTCAATATCCTTTTGGGGTCTTTCTTCAGATCAAAACCGATCATCAAATAATCTCCCTTCTGCAGGTTATCATGAATGCTGGACAGAAAAGCAATGGCCGTATCGCTCAGGAAATTACCAATATTGGACCCTAAAAAAAACGCTACTGAATGGGTGTGATTTTTGAACTTCAGGTCTGCCAAAACCTTGAAGTAATCGCCTGCCAGGGGCTCGATTTTCAATGTTGGCATTTCATTTAAGAGATTTTCCTGCAGATGCTCCAAAACATCGGGAGAAATATCCACCGGTGCATAGGAAAAGTCGACTCCTTGCTGAAGGAAGTGCTTCAAAAGCACTTTAGTCTTCAAGCCATCTCCTGCCCCAAGTTCCACCAATCTAAACGGGACGCCGTGATCCATGATGGTGAGGAGCGCCTCCTTATGCGTCTGAAAAATCTCAAGCTCCGCTCTGGAGAGATAGTACTCATCCAAATGCATGATCTGCTGAAAGAGCTTATCCCCGCGGGCATCATAAAAATACTTAGAAGACAGCCGTTTCGGGCTGGATGAGAGGCCTTCCTTTACATCCCTGGCAAATTGATTCAATGGCACTGTGATTGTTTTAGTGATGATAGATTCTTAACGTTTATTGATGTCTTGCCAGCCGCAAGCCTGAAAAAAGCCATTGACATTGAGGGGCGAAGAAATTTCGATATGTGGCGCGAATATGCGCTTTTGGGGTAGCAAACGAACCGCCCCTCAGCACCATTTGATTGATCATAAACTTGCCGTTGTATTCGCCAAGTGCTCCATCAGGAGCCTTGTAAAATGGATAGGGCAAATAGGCACTGGAGGTCCACTCCCACAGATTTCCCATGAAGCCAGGATCAGATTGGGCCTTCGGGGCCAGATGACCACCCTCCACGAAATTACCATTCTCAGGAGTACCCGCCTGATGTATCCCTACAGCCACCTCCCACTCAAACTCAGTAGGCAGCCGACAGCCTTTCCACGAGGCGTAGGCATTAGCCTCATAGTATGACAAATGCATTACTGGCGCATTCAGGTCGATGGGCCTCAGACCATACAGGGTGTAATGCAGCCAATGGCCACCTTCGTTGATCCAATACATTGGTGCCTTCACTGCCTGATTACCCAGCCAGTCCCAGCCATCTGAGAGCCAATGTTGATGATTGGTATAGCCTCCATCCTGCATAAACTCCAAATACTCACCATTGGTAACCGTTCGACTGGCAATCTCATAGGCCTCCAGGTGTACCTCATGACGCCCCTGCTCATTGTCAAAACAAAAACCTTCTCCCTGATGGCCCACGTGGTAGTTGCCCTTGTTCACGGCCAACCATTCTAATGGGCTACTCCCATCACTACCCTCGGTAGGGTCTTCTTTATAAGGTGGAAAAAGTGGATTGTGTCCAAGAATGTATTTGATGTCATAGAGCAGAAGCTCCTGGTGCTGCTGCTCATGCTGCAAACCTATCTCTATCACGTGTGTCAGCTCAGGGCTCAAGGGCTGCTGCAGAAGCAACCGCTCCATGTGCTCCTCCACATGAGTGCGATAGGCCAGTACTTCCTGCACGGTAGGTCGGGTCAGGTGTCCACGGGAAGCCCTGGCCCATCGATCACCCGCTGCCACGTAGTAACTGTTGAAAAGAAAAGGGAAATCTTTATTGAAAAGCTCGTAACCATCCAGATTGGGCACCAGCAAAAACACCTCGAAAAACCATGTGGTATGTGCCAAATGCCATTTTGGAGGGCTTACATCTGAAACCGGCTGAACCACCAAATCCTCAGTCTCCAATGGCTCCACCAGATTCAGGGTTTGCTTTCTTATGCTTTTGAACCTCTTCAGGTAGTCCAGAGCAGGATCCGCGAGGGTGGCTTGCGATTGTGACATCTCGTTTATTTTTATTTTAGTTAACTACAAAAGGCGCTGGAGGTTTTGGCAAAACCAAATGAAAAAGCCCTGACCAGACTGACCAGGGCTTCATCAAAAACTCAAAAAAACTTAACCTTACTGAAGTAAGAATATAACGACGATTGGTTTTAAAAAAGTTCAACTCCCGAGCTCAATCATTCAGCCATTTCTTGAATGGACCGGAGCGTTCCACGCTTACGATCACATCCATGGCATTGGGGGGTGGCGGTATCAGGTCTATTTTGACCCTACTTTTAGAGTACGCCACCATGTTCTGAATGCTCTGATAAGAAATGATAAATTTCCTGTTAATCCGGTAAAATTTCTTAGGATCCAGGCTCCCTTCCAAATCTCCGAGATTCATATTGATGATGTGTTGTGTGCCCTTCTTGGTCACCAAAAAAGTGTAACGGTCTTCACTGAAAAAATAGGCCACATCTGCAGACGGTATGGAGTTAATCTTTTCCCCCAGGGTGACCAGAAAGCGCTCCTGATACTTCTGATCAGAGTACGGCCGCAAGGCTTCCAATAAGTTATCAACGTCAAATTCCTGACCTTTCTGCTTCCAGTTGCGGTATTTCTTGATGGCCGTCTCCAGCTCGGTTTTGTCTATAGGTTTGAGCAGGTAGTCTATGCTATTTTCCTTGAACGCCCGGATGGCATACTGATCATAAGCAGTGGTGATGATGATCGGTGTATTATTTCGCACCTTGTCGAAAATATCAAAACTCAATCCATCTCCCAGCTCTATATCCGACAGAATCAGGTCCACCTCATTTACATCCAGCCACTGCACCGCGGTATGCACACTATCCAACTTCACCACCACTCTGGCATCGTTATAAACCTCCATGAGTGTTTTCTCCAAATCTTCGGCAGCTAGAGGCTCATCTTCAATAATTGCGACGCTTAACATAGTATCCATTTTTTAAAAGTTAAGACTTATCCAGCAATAATGGAATTTTAGCAATATAAAATTCTCCTTCCAGATAAAACTCGGGGCTACTCAATGACAAATAGGACAATCGTTTCTTCAGGTTGTCCTGGCCAATGCCGGTAGACTCTTGTCTGGCATCTTTCGGTTGATAGTTGTTTTTCACAATCAACCATTCACCTTCTATAAAAACCTCCACTTTCAGGGGGTTTTCCCGGGTGACTATATTGTGTTTGAGGGTATTTTCCACCAATAGCTGAAGTGAAGCACTGGGCAGCTTAAAGTACTTGTGGTGCTCACTCACACTGTGGGTAAACATAAGTGCATCCTTGAATCGGACCTTCTGGAGGTAGATATAGTTCTCCACAAAATTCATTTCAGACTCCAACGACACCAGGTTATCATTATGCTCCAGCAGGTATCGGTACGTATTAGCAAGATTCTTCACAAAATCACGCGCCTGACTGTTGTCATGCACCAGCGCATGGAGTGTATTCAGGCAATTAAATAAAAAGTGCGGATTAACCTGATTGCGGAGATTTTCCAGCTGGGCAACCACCCGCTCCTTTTCCACCCGCTCAGATTTAATCAGCAATTCCTTATTGATTAGCCTGAGTCTATAGGTTTCTATGGCCCTTTTGATGATGATTTTCATCTCATCGTAGGTCCAGGGCTTTGAAATATAGTAGTAAATATGGCCCAGGTTCACCGCATTGATCACCGTCTCCATATCAGCATACCCTGTCACCAGGATCCGTATACTGTCACGAGAGATATTAATGGATCGTCGGAGAAACTCCACACCACTCATTCGAGGCATTCGCTGATCCGTGAGAATAACCGGGATGTCCTGATTTTCAAAAAGCAAATCCAGCCCTTCTTCACCGGAATTGGCGGTAACGATCTCATACTCCCGCCTGAAAACAGACCTGAAGTAATCAATATTGCCCCGCTCATCATCTACATAAAGGATTTTTATCAGTTCTGACATCCGCGCAAACGCTTTTAACCTCCCAAGCCTCGTTTAGCAATCAAAAATATGAGCAACACGCCCATGATAAAAATCAGACTCAGCATAAAAACGCTTAAATATTCGGGTATGTAGCCAATGTCATTTTTAATCATAATCAGAACAATGGCCATCAATGCAATGAAGAGCCCACCAAAATATACAATTCTCCTCAGGGTAGTAATCATGCTATAGTTAGGTTTGGTCAGTAATAAAAGCTTAAAATAGTTGATTTCCTGATTAATGCATCCAT
The sequence above is drawn from the Marinoscillum sp. 108 genome and encodes:
- the egtB gene encoding ergothioneine biosynthesis protein EgtB encodes the protein MSQSQATLADPALDYLKRFKSIRKQTLNLVEPLETEDLVVQPVSDVSPPKWHLAHTTWFFEVFLLVPNLDGYELFNKDFPFLFNSYYVAAGDRWARASRGHLTRPTVQEVLAYRTHVEEHMERLLLQQPLSPELTHVIEIGLQHEQQHQELLLYDIKYILGHNPLFPPYKEDPTEGSDGSSPLEWLAVNKGNYHVGHQGEGFCFDNEQGRHEVHLEAYEIASRTVTNGEYLEFMQDGGYTNHQHWLSDGWDWLGNQAVKAPMYWINEGGHWLHYTLYGLRPIDLNAPVMHLSYYEANAYASWKGCRLPTEFEWEVAVGIHQAGTPENGNFVEGGHLAPKAQSDPGFMGNLWEWTSSAYLPYPFYKAPDGALGEYNGKFMINQMVLRGGSFATPKAHIRATYRNFFAPQCQWLFSGLRLARHQ
- the egtD gene encoding L-histidine N(alpha)-methyltransferase, yielding MPLNQFARDVKEGLSSSPKRLSSKYFYDARGDKLFQQIMHLDEYYLSRAELEIFQTHKEALLTIMDHGVPFRLVELGAGDGLKTKVLLKHFLQQGVDFSYAPVDISPDVLEHLQENLLNEMPTLKIEPLAGDYFKVLADLKFKNHTHSVAFFLGSNIGNFLSDTAIAFLSSIHDNLQKGDYLMIGFDLKKDPKRILNAYNDAAGVTRAFNMNLLDRINRELDANFDTSMFDHNPIYDPMTGQCRSYLISKQALEVHVGALNETFSFREWEPIFMEVSKKYDLEEIQELAGKTGFRLVQNFFDQEHLFCDSVWEVI
- a CDS encoding RDD family protein — translated: MHPVGFWTRLMAHNIDLIVMLPVYYLMSFFIDSNQILIWLCLVVTYLYEVIAIASSWSGTLGKKMMKIKVTNDDLTPVSPWKSALRAFVKAFSVLTLFIGYLTIVLHPQKKSLHDLVMKTSVIFSPTD
- a CDS encoding TIGR00645 family protein, with the translated sequence MAQDSGIKRFENFFEGFMFWSRWVQAPLYTGLTIGAFLYLVKFFQELYHTFQQTTSLHETEMMLRILGLVDISMVMNLVVMVTIGGYSIFTSRIDVDSHEDKPLWLEDLDAGQLKIKLATSLASISGVQLLKTFIDYREAEQKAGAEGIIIEIVIHMVFIISALLLAQTEKITHSYKHGHAAAVKFSDEDH
- a CDS encoding histidine kinase; translation: MSELIKILYVDDERGNIDYFRSVFRREYEIVTANSGEEGLDLLFENQDIPVILTDQRMPRMSGVEFLRRSINISRDSIRILVTGYADMETVINAVNLGHIYYYISKPWTYDEMKIIIKRAIETYRLRLINKELLIKSERVEKERVVAQLENLRNQVNPHFLFNCLNTLHALVHDNSQARDFVKNLANTYRYLLEHNDNLVSLESEMNFVENYIYLQKVRFKDALMFTHSVSEHHKYFKLPSASLQLLVENTLKHNIVTRENPLKVEVFIEGEWLIVKNNYQPKDARQESTGIGQDNLKKRLSYLSLSSPEFYLEGEFYIAKIPLLLDKS
- a CDS encoding M42 family metallopeptidase, with the translated sequence MKVDVKLLKAICEAPGAPGFENPVRQLIIKEIQAHVDEYSIDNMGNLIAIKKGVKNPEGKKVMVAAHMDEIGFLVSHIDDNGFIRFQTLGGFDPKTLTAQRVIIHGREEVIGVMGSKPIHVMKAEERNKPAKIEEYFIDCGMSKEEVEKWVTIGDPITRQRELIEMGNCVNCKSIDNRVSVYILIEALKQIRNPAFDFYGVFTVQEEVGIRGANVASHTLNPDFGIALDTTIAYDLPGAQAHEKVTELGKGTAIKIMDAMTICDSRMVKFLKKTADSHQIEWQPEILAAGGTDTAGVQRMGKNGSIAGAISIPTRHLHQVIEMAHKDDIIASINLLVYALEEIDTASWEY
- a CDS encoding LytTR family DNA-binding domain-containing protein, with the protein product MLSVAIIEDEPLAAEDLEKTLMEVYNDARVVVKLDSVHTAVQWLDVNEVDLILSDIELGDGLSFDIFDKVRNNTPIIITTAYDQYAIRAFKENSIDYLLKPIDKTELETAIKKYRNWKQKGQEFDVDNLLEALRPYSDQKYQERFLVTLGEKINSIPSADVAYFFSEDRYTFLVTKKGTQHIINMNLGDLEGSLDPKKFYRINRKFIISYQSIQNMVAYSKSRVKIDLIPPPPNAMDVIVSVERSGPFKKWLND